The following coding sequences lie in one Arachis ipaensis cultivar K30076 chromosome B03, Araip1.1, whole genome shotgun sequence genomic window:
- the LOC107629790 gene encoding J domain-containing protein spf31 isoform X2 translates to MEETSSTVDDDFLLKAFFAEVSEVERDNEVLRILSCFKLNPFEYLNLPFDSSIDDVKKKYRKLSLMVHPDKCNHPQAKEAFGEELRAKRKKQLKKDTASKIKSLVEEGKYDQQYEKSEEFQQELKMKVRELLTEQEWRRRKMQMRISEEEGRLKKDEEEQKEMWKRKREHEEEWEGTREKRVSSWRDFMKGGKKTKKGEIRPPKLKTEDPNKSYVQRPVKRG, encoded by the exons ATGGAAGAGACGAGCTCCACCGTCGACGACGATTTTCTTCTCAAAGCTTTCTTCGCCGAAGTCAGCGAGGTTGAGAGAGATAACGAAGTCCTcag GATTTTGTCTTGCTTTAAGCTAAATCCATTTGAGTATCTGAACCTACCATTTGATTCATCGATTGATGATGTGAAAAAGAAATACCGTAAG TTGTCATTGATGGTTCACCCTGACAAGTGTAACCATCCACAGGCAAAGGAGGCTTTTGGAG AAGAACTTAGAGCCAAGAGGAAGAAGCAGTTGAAGAAAGATACAGCATCGAAAATTAAGTCTTTGGTTGAAGAG GGAAAATATGACCAGCAATATGAAAAATCAGAGGAGTTCCAGCAAGAGCTGAAAATGAAGGTTCGTGAGCTATTAACAGAACAAGAATGGAGGAGACGAAAAATGCAAATGAGG ATATCAGAGGAGGAAGGCAGATTAAAAAAGGatgaagaggaacaaaaagagatgTGGAAAAGAAAGCGTGAACATGAGGAAGAGTGGGAAGGAACGAGAGAAAAGAGG GTGTCAAGTTGGAGAGATTTTATGAAGGGTGGAAAGAAG ACTAAGAAAGGAGAAATTCGCCCCCCAAAGCTCAAGACGGAAGATCCCAACAAATCCTATGTTCAGAGACCGGTTAAGAGAGGTTAG
- the LOC107629790 gene encoding dnaJ homolog subfamily C member 8 isoform X1, which produces MEETSSTVDDDFLLKAFFAEVSEVERDNEVLRILSCFKLNPFEYLNLPFDSSIDDVKKKYRKLSLMVHPDKCNHPQAKEAFGALAKAQQLLLDQNERDYLLSQINSAKEELRAKRKKQLKKDTASKIKSLVEEGKYDQQYEKSEEFQQELKMKVRELLTEQEWRRRKMQMRISEEEGRLKKDEEEQKEMWKRKREHEEEWEGTREKRVSSWRDFMKGGKKTKKGEIRPPKLKTEDPNKSYVQRPVKRG; this is translated from the exons ATGGAAGAGACGAGCTCCACCGTCGACGACGATTTTCTTCTCAAAGCTTTCTTCGCCGAAGTCAGCGAGGTTGAGAGAGATAACGAAGTCCTcag GATTTTGTCTTGCTTTAAGCTAAATCCATTTGAGTATCTGAACCTACCATTTGATTCATCGATTGATGATGTGAAAAAGAAATACCGTAAG TTGTCATTGATGGTTCACCCTGACAAGTGTAACCATCCACAGGCAAAGGAGGCTTTTGGAG CACTAGCCAAAGCTCAGCAATTATTACTTGATCAAAATGAAAGAGATTACCTTCTTAGCCAAATTAATTCAGCAAAAG AAGAACTTAGAGCCAAGAGGAAGAAGCAGTTGAAGAAAGATACAGCATCGAAAATTAAGTCTTTGGTTGAAGAG GGAAAATATGACCAGCAATATGAAAAATCAGAGGAGTTCCAGCAAGAGCTGAAAATGAAGGTTCGTGAGCTATTAACAGAACAAGAATGGAGGAGACGAAAAATGCAAATGAGG ATATCAGAGGAGGAAGGCAGATTAAAAAAGGatgaagaggaacaaaaagagatgTGGAAAAGAAAGCGTGAACATGAGGAAGAGTGGGAAGGAACGAGAGAAAAGAGG GTGTCAAGTTGGAGAGATTTTATGAAGGGTGGAAAGAAG ACTAAGAAAGGAGAAATTCGCCCCCCAAAGCTCAAGACGGAAGATCCCAACAAATCCTATGTTCAGAGACCGGTTAAGAGAGGTTAG
- the LOC107629790 gene encoding dnaJ homolog subfamily C member 8 isoform X3 has translation MEETSSTVDDDFLLKAFFAEVSEVERDNEVLRILSCFKLNPFEYLNLPFDSSIDDVKKKYRKLSLMVHPDKCNHPQAKEAFGALAKAQQLLLDQNERDYLLSQINSAKEELRAKRKKQLKKDTASKIKSLVEEGKYDQQYEKSEEFQQELKMKVRELLTEQEWRRRKMQMRISEEEGRLKKDEEEQKEMWKRKREHEEEWEGTREKRVSLL, from the exons ATGGAAGAGACGAGCTCCACCGTCGACGACGATTTTCTTCTCAAAGCTTTCTTCGCCGAAGTCAGCGAGGTTGAGAGAGATAACGAAGTCCTcag GATTTTGTCTTGCTTTAAGCTAAATCCATTTGAGTATCTGAACCTACCATTTGATTCATCGATTGATGATGTGAAAAAGAAATACCGTAAG TTGTCATTGATGGTTCACCCTGACAAGTGTAACCATCCACAGGCAAAGGAGGCTTTTGGAG CACTAGCCAAAGCTCAGCAATTATTACTTGATCAAAATGAAAGAGATTACCTTCTTAGCCAAATTAATTCAGCAAAAG AAGAACTTAGAGCCAAGAGGAAGAAGCAGTTGAAGAAAGATACAGCATCGAAAATTAAGTCTTTGGTTGAAGAG GGAAAATATGACCAGCAATATGAAAAATCAGAGGAGTTCCAGCAAGAGCTGAAAATGAAGGTTCGTGAGCTATTAACAGAACAAGAATGGAGGAGACGAAAAATGCAAATGAGG ATATCAGAGGAGGAAGGCAGATTAAAAAAGGatgaagaggaacaaaaagagatgTGGAAAAGAAAGCGTGAACATGAGGAAGAGTGGGAAGGAACGAGAGAAAAGAGGGTTAGTTTGCTATGA